The genomic segment CGTTCGAGCCTGCTCGAGGCGGGGGTGGAGGTCCACGATGCGCCTGCGGGGTCGACCTGGACGGTCGGGGGATCGGCCCAGCGCTGACCGGGGTCAGCCGGCGACGAGACCGAGGATCACTGCGACCTCGTCCGCCGTCGGCATCCGTGGCGTGTTGGCGATCGCCGCGTCGTCGAGGGCGTCGCGGACGATCGTCGGGTGCACCTCGTCCCTGATCCCGAGATCGCGGAGCGTTCGCCGCTGGCCGACGGCGTCGATGAGGCGACGGACGGCGTCGACGGCCGCGACGGCGCCGTCCTCTGCCGATACGTTCGGGGCGACGGCGCCGAGGGCGACCCCGACGAGCGCCAGCTCGCGCGCCCGGACGGGGAGATCGAAGGCGAGGACCGCCGGAAGGACTGCCGCCAGTGCGGTCCCATGGGGCAGGTGACCCCGCGCGCCGATCGAATGACCGAGCGCGTGGACGAGGCCGACGCCCGTGCCACTCGCCTGGCCGACGCCGGCGAGGTGCGCGGCGAACAGGAGCCTGCTCCGGGCCTCGAGATCCGAGCCATCGGCGACCGCGCGTGGCAACCACTCCACGACGGTCCGGATGACGGCGAGGGCGATCGCCTCGGCGAACGGGTTGGGGTTCCGCGAGAGGAGCGATTCGAGGGCGTGCGTCATCGCGTCGATCCCGGTCGCCGCGGTCGGTGCCGGCGGCAGGCCGAGCGTGAGGGCGGGGTCGAGGACGCAGGCGACCGGGAGCAGGCTCGGATGTCCGATGTAGCCCTTCCGTCCGACCGCGTCGTCCGTGATGACCCCGAAGCTGTTGGTCTCCGCCCCGGTCCCCGCCGTGGTCGGCACCGCGACGAGCGGGCGGCCGGGCTCGAGCGCCGGATCGTCGTAGCCGAGATCCCAGATCCCGCCATCGTTGACGGCGAGCAGGGACACCGCCTTCGCGGTGTCCATCGCCGACCCGCCGCCGACGGGGACGACGACGGCCCCGTCCGTGCCGAAGCGCCGGAACGCGGCCGCGCCGCGCTCCACGGTGCGCGTGCCCGGATCCGGCTCCACCCCGTCGAACAGTCCGGTCTCGATGCCGCCGTTCGCGAGGGCCGCCCGCACCCGGTCGGCGACGCCGGCCGCGACGACGCCCGCGTCGGTGACGATGAACGCGCGACTCGCGCCGTTCGCAGCGACGAGCGCGGGCAGCCGCTCGACGGCTCCCACGCCGAAGCGGACGGTGTCGCGGAGGACGAGATCGATGGCGCGATCGGCGAGCAACGGTGGGTTTCTCCTTACTGGCGCATGCGCGTGCCGCTCGGATCGTAGATCGGGCCGACGTGGAGTCGCGCCGGCCGCCGACGACCGATGATCTCGACCTCGAACGCGGTGCCCTCGCCGAGCGCCGCGAGCGAGGCGGGCACATACCCGAGGGCGACCGAGGCTCGGCTGTGGTGGGCGTAGCCGCCCGACGTCACCCAGCCGACGACGGCACCGTCGTGCCAGATCGGCTCGTCGCCGATCACGTCCGCCGGATCGTCAGGATCGGGTTCCACCACGAGCGTCACGAGCCGGCGAACCGGCCCCGTCGCCGCCTCGCTCTCGTACGCGCCGCGGCCGACGAACGCATGGTCGAGCCGCACGTAGTGGCCGATCCCGGCTTCGGCCGGCGTGTAGATCGGCCGGTACTCGCGGAACCAGGTTCCGAAGCCCTTCTCGAGCCGGAGGGACATGAGCGCCCGCAGGCCGAAGAGGCGGACGCCGTGTGCAGCGCCGGCGTCCATGAGCAGGTCGTACAGCGCACGCTGGCATTCGGGCGCGACCCAGATCTCGTAGCCGAGCTCCCCGCTGTAGGAGAGGCGCCCGACCCGGGCGGGGATCATCCCGACATCCACCCGCCGGAAGTCCATGAACCGGAACGCCGGGGTCGACAGGTCCGTCCGGGTCACGGACTGCAGCACCTCCCGCGACCGCGGACCGGCGACCGAGAGGCCGACGAGCCCGAGCCCGAGGACCGCGAAGTCGACGCTCCCGTCGGACGGGAGATGGGCAAGGAACCAGCGGCTGTGGTGCACCTCGGCGACCTGCGAGCCGAACAGGAGGAACTCCTCGTCACCCGTCCGAGCGACCGTGAACTCGCCGATGATGCGACCGTGTGGTTCGAGCATCGCGGTGAGACCGATCCGCCCGACCGTCGGCAGCCGGTTCGTCAGCAGGCTTGACAGCCACGCCGGCGCCCCGGGCCCGGCGACGCGGTACTTGGCGAAGTTCGAGATCTCGATGAGACCGACCCGCTCCCTGACGGCCTCGCACTCGCCGGCGACCTGCGCCCACGCGTTCGAGCGGCGGAACGTCACGTCCTCGACCGGGGATCGGCCCGCCTCCTGGAACCAGAGGGCGTGCTCGAGGCCGAAGGACGCACCCCAGACCGCGTTCGCCGCAGACAGCCGGTCGTGGATCGGCGTCGTGAGGAGAGGCCGCGCGGCCGGGAGCTCCTCATTCGGGAACGTGATCCGGAAGCGGCGAGCGTAGTTCTCGCGGACCCGCGCGTTCGTGTAGCCGAGCGTCGCGTAGTCGCCATAGCGGGCCACATCCATGCCCCAGATGTCCATGCCCGGATCGTCTTCCACCATCCACGTGGCGAGGGCCAGCCCGACGCCACCGCCCTGCGAGAGCCCGGCCATCACGGCGCAGGCGACCCAGTAGTTCCGCAGGCCGCGGACCGGCCCCACGAGCGGGTTGCCGTCCGGCGAGAACGTGAACGGGCCGTTGACGACGCGTCGAATCCCGGTCGTCGCCAGCGCCGGGTAGTGCTCGAAGGCGACCTGGAGCTCCGGCGCGATCCGCTCGAGGTCCGGGCCGAGGAGACGCGGTCCGAAGTCCCATGGCGTCTCGACCGGAGACCACGG from the Chloroflexota bacterium genome contains:
- a CDS encoding iron-containing alcohol dehydrogenase, which gives rise to MLADRAIDLVLRDTVRFGVGAVERLPALVAANGASRAFIVTDAGVVAAGVADRVRAALANGGIETGLFDGVEPDPGTRTVERGAAAFRRFGTDGAVVVPVGGGSAMDTAKAVSLLAVNDGGIWDLGYDDPALEPGRPLVAVPTTAGTGAETNSFGVITDDAVGRKGYIGHPSLLPVACVLDPALTLGLPPAPTAATGIDAMTHALESLLSRNPNPFAEAIALAVIRTVVEWLPRAVADGSDLEARSRLLFAAHLAGVGQASGTGVGLVHALGHSIGARGHLPHGTALAAVLPAVLAFDLPVRARELALVGVALGAVAPNVSAEDGAVAAVDAVRRLIDAVGQRRTLRDLGIRDEVHPTIVRDALDDAAIANTPRMPTADEVAVILGLVAG
- a CDS encoding GcvT family protein; translation: MKSSAQVVVIGGGVVGCSVLYHLTKAGWTDVMLLERMELTSGSTWHSAGGMHTLNGDPNVSKLQQYTIRLYEEIERISGQDCSIHLPGGLMLADTEVRMDFLRMAQARGRYLGMDLELITPAEAKGLFPLLDERHFVGALYDPVEGHVDPSGVTRAYAIAARQAGAEIHRHTWVDALGQRPDGTWDVHTGGGTTIHAEHVVNAGGLWAREVGRMVGLELPVLAMEHMYVVTEDMPEVAAHMAATGREMPMALDFGGEIYIRQEGGAMLLGTYEQACVPWSPVETPWDFGPRLLGPDLERIAPELQVAFEHYPALATTGIRRVVNGPFTFSPDGNPLVGPVRGLRNYWVACAVMAGLSQGGGVGLALATWMVEDDPGMDIWGMDVARYGDYATLGYTNARVRENYARRFRITFPNEELPAARPLLTTPIHDRLSAANAVWGASFGLEHALWFQEAGRSPVEDVTFRRSNAWAQVAGECEAVRERVGLIEISNFAKYRVAGPGAPAWLSSLLTNRLPTVGRIGLTAMLEPHGRIIGEFTVARTGDEEFLLFGSQVAEVHHSRWFLAHLPSDGSVDFAVLGLGLVGLSVAGPRSREVLQSVTRTDLSTPAFRFMDFRRVDVGMIPARVGRLSYSGELGYEIWVAPECQRALYDLLMDAGAAHGVRLFGLRALMSLRLEKGFGTWFREYRPIYTPAEAGIGHYVRLDHAFVGRGAYESEAATGPVRRLVTLVVEPDPDDPADVIGDEPIWHDGAVVGWVTSGGYAHHSRASVALGYVPASLAALGEGTAFEVEIIGRRRPARLHVGPIYDPSGTRMRQ